The sequence CCAATAGCAGTTCCCTGAACATGGAATTGGGCTGAAAGAGTGGACATCGCTGCTGAAAGTAGGGTTATCATAAACAAATAGGCAAACCAGAGAGGCATGGCAGTACTGATAAATGCAGGGATAACTTTATCAAGGTTGCCTCCAGCAGCCTGAACAGCTGTTTGACCTATATGTTCGAAGAAATAAACATTAGATAAAGAGCCCACTACATATGCAGTAAATGTGGTCATGAATATAAAAATTCCTCCAATTAAGACTGCTCGATTTAATTCACGGTTGGATTTAACGGTCATGAATCTTACAACCAGTTGTGGTTGAGATAGAACTCCAATACCTACTCCCAGTATAATACTTGAAACTAATGTCCACCAGAATGGACTTCCTAATGCGGGCATAGTTGTCCAGCCCGTAAATCCAGTAGCAGAAGCTTTGGCAGTAGCGCTTTGTGGAACTACATTTACAAGATTTGTAAGAGCCTGATGAGCATTTACTACATCTCCAAGTAACCAATAGATAGATATAAGCAAGAAAAGCATTCCAAAGAACATAATGGTTCCCTGTAAGGCATCAGTATACATTACACCCCTTATTCCTCCGAAAATTACATAAACTGCCACAATAATGGCCATTACAATTAATGCAATATTGTAATCTATTTGGAGAGTTGTTTCCACAAATCTGGCCATCCCAATTAGTACTGCTGAAGCGTATAAAGGCATACCTATGAATATTACCGCTCCAGAAAAGTACTGGATAAATTTACTGTCAAAACGCCGTGAAAGGAACTCTGGAAAAGTTAAAGCATCTAAATTGTGCCCCATTTTCCTTGTACGCTTACCAAAGAAGACAAAAGCTATAAATATACCTACAAGGATGTTTAAAAATACAAGCCACAATATGCCCATACCATAATTAGCGGCAGTCCCACCAAAACCTACAATTGCTGCAGTACTGATGAATGTGGCACCATAACTAAGAGCCATGATAT comes from Methanobacterium sp. and encodes:
- a CDS encoding sodium:solute symporter family protein, yielding MDVLTLSIIVAIYLLMIGYVGYVAWKRTKSADDYMVAGRKTHPYIMALSYGATFISTAAIVGFGGTAANYGMGILWLVFLNILVGIFIAFVFFGKRTRKMGHNLDALTFPEFLSRRFDSKFIQYFSGAVIFIGMPLYASAVLIGMARFVETTLQIDYNIALIVMAIIVAVYVIFGGIRGVMYTDALQGTIMFFGMLFLLISIYWLLGDVVNAHQALTNLVNVVPQSATAKASATGFTGWTTMPALGSPFWWTLVSSIILGVGIGVLSQPQLVVRFMTVKSNRELNRAVLIGGIFIFMTTFTAYVVGSLSNVYFFEHIGQTAVQAAGGNLDKVIPAFISTAMPLWFAYLFMITLLSAAMSTLSAQFHVQGTAIGRDVYETVSRKKRGSSVMVARGGIAIAVIIAVILGFILPGSIVAVGTSMWFGITAAAFLAMYTAALFWKRATKEGAIAGLVSGSFLSLFWLVFGFKKSAAALGICQALTGKATILTASPWPTVDPIIIALPLAVIMTIVVSLITKPPSKEHLDKCFKGIS